ATGGCATCCCTGGAAGAGAGCTTCCGCAAGTTCGCCATCTACGGCGACACCAAGGCCACCGGGCAAGAGATGAACGGGAAGAACTGGGCCAAGCTGTGCAAAGACTGCAAAGTCACCGATGGCAAAAGCGTCACCGGCACCGACGTGGACATTGTCTTCTCCAAGGTGAAGTAAGTGACCTGATTTCGGGGTCTCCAGCCTTGCGGCCTGGAGCTGTGGTCCCCACGGAGGTGCAGTCCTCCCCAGGCCATCCAGCACGGTGCAGCAGGTGCTGCCCTGGGGCGTCCTGCCTTCAGGGCTGCTTTTGAAGGACCTGGAAATAAATTAGTGAAGATTTTTGGGGCGGGAGGCTCAGATTTTGATGTCACTTGGGTGTCAAAGtgggctgccagctgggcaTCTCGCAGTACGGGAGCGGGGAAGGATGCTCGGGGCTGTCCCGTGGgatgcagcacagccctgagctgGGTGACCAGGGGCCTGAGCAGAGGCACCGGGCCTGATTTTGGGAACACGGTGACAGCCGATGCTGCACCAGGGTGGGGaagctgctccctccccacccgCTGTCTGGACACCCCCTGGTTCCCTGGTGCAAACCAAGAGGGCTCTGAGCACCCGGGTGTGTTCAGTGTCCAAGGGGGAGACAAGGACGCAGCAGGGGAGCTCTGTgctcctgccaccagcacccaaGTCCCAGTTATATTGGGCACCAGGGACTTTGACAGCATGGGGctgtgcagctcctggagctcagcaccaggcaTCCCTGGCCTGACCCATGCAGTCTGGCTGCATTTCAGGGGAGGCTGAGGAACCCCAAGCTGGTAGAAGAGAAATTCGGGGTCTGCCTGGTGCCAcgcagccccctgcagctggaTCAGCAGCGCTGTTTGTAGGCGCGACGCGAGGAAGTGCTTAGGGCATCCCGGTTTGGTGCTTGCAGGGGGAAGACAGCTCGTGTCATCAACTATGAGGAGTTCAAGAAGgccctggaggagctggcccAGAAGAGGTTTAAGGACAAGAGCAAAGAGGAGGCGTTCGAAGCCATCTGCCAGCTGGTGGCAGGGAAGGAGCCCATTAATGTGGGCGTCACGGTGagtgccagcaggagcaggagggcaggtcAGGATGGGAGGACGGGGCTCTGCCCACGGGCAAATGCTTTCTGGGAGCCCCATGGCCCTGGGTCTGGGGCAGCGCAGGGTCCCCGTGGGCATCGAGAGCTCgcgtggggacagggacggtgTCTGACTCCCTGTGCCCCTCTCCCCACCGCAGAAAGCCAAGACCGTGGGTGCCGTGGAGAGGCTGACGGACACCTCCAAGTACACGGGCTCCCACAAGGAGCGCTTCGACGAGACAGGCAAGGGCAAGGGGAAGAGCGGGCGGGAGAACATCGTGGACAACAGCGGCTACGTCAGTGCCTACAAGAACGCGGGCACCTACGACGCCAAAGTGAAGAAGTAGGGATGGCTGCCCCTGGCGCCCACCGCCCCGGTCCCTGCGCGCCGGCCTTCGGCCATGTCAGCCTCGGGACGTTCCCGCGTGCCGTGGGGCCCGGGAGGCTGCGCTGGGGCCGGCCCCAGGCTGGCGGGATGTCGGATGCGATTGGGAAgtggctgggctctgccccagcGCCACGTCCGTCCCTTGTGCTGTgacccccctgcccctgctgctgcgcTGCTCCTCGGGGTGCCCCGCTGGCACCGTCACCTTCCCtacctcagccccagccccggggcaccCTCCCTGCCAGTCCCAGCGGGGACCGCAGCCTGTCCCTAACCcggcagccctgctggggacctgccttcccccccccgctGACACCACAGCCTTCGCTTTCCTTCACCCCCACAGGGTTGCTCATGGCCCGGAGCCACTGGGCTGCtcctgggatggggctggcCCAGGGGACCTGGCCCGCGCCCTGCTCCGTGTTCCCCAGCCACAACCAAAGGTCCCCAAGTCCCCAGATTTTCACCCACGTGGGCTCCCACTGCCTTCAAGAAGCCTGAACCAaggggtgctgcagccccgcgCTGTGACCCGGCTCTGCAATAAAGCCCCCTCCGCACTGACGCCTCGGCTCTGGTTGTGTTCGGCGACAGCCCGTCTGTCCATCTGTCCGTCCGCCTGCccgcctgctgctgccgggCAGCTTGGCTGGCCCCGGGGCTCGATTCCTGGCTGGCCCCGAGTTGCCTGAGCAACCGCAGGCACAAACACAGCGCCTGGCTCCGGCTCCCGCTCTGTTTGCAACCAAACACGCGGGTTCCTGGTAACGTTCCCTGGGAACCGGCCGCGCTCGGGGCTTGGGCGGGTGCTCGGGGCTGGGcgctgccacccccagcacccatggcTGCGGGATCGCGGCTGCCTGAGCCACCGGGGATGTGcctggggtgtgtgtggggcTCTTGGTCCCACTCACTGCTcggctccctgccagctccgTCCTTCTGCATCCcattcagctgcttttccaaGCACAGGCGGAGTGggaggctggctggctgctgctgggctcctctCAGCATCGCTGCCCGGCTCTGTGATGTACTGGGGGTGTTTGTTCCTCCTTTGAGCAGGCCAGAGGGCCGGTGGGGCTCTCTGTGCCCCAAAACGCTCCTCGCTATCCCCCTTCCTAGGGTCTTTGTCCCTTCGCTGACCCCATTGCCCAGCTGCAAAAAGGAGGTGCGAAATTCCCCgggctgggctgagctgcaTTCCCTGGGGATCAGCACCGACTGCCACCCCAGTCCCCTGGCACACAGCTGGAGGATTTGGTgaggaagaatattttgtgATGAGGTGAGCGGCCTGGCTCCGTGGGACTGATCCAGGACAAGAGCTGGTGGTGGAGCAAGGGGGGAGGACCTCTATTGGGAGGCTCTGGGTGCTGTGGGACCCCGGGGACATGGGGGAGGTGCCCTCAGGGCTGCACCACAGCAGGTTGGAGACTAAGGTGCCCAAGGTGTTCAGGTGCCCAAgctcttttcccctcccctccttggCTGTGCATGACAGGGGGTTTGGAGGTCTGGACGGATGCGCAGCATCCCTCACCCTGCCCCTCTCAGCACTCTGGGGCCAGGGATGCCCAAGGCTTTCCTGGGAGCAGGACTGCTGGGCTCCTGGGCACTGAACAGCACATCAACACGTTGATCTGATCACAGCCTCTCCCCGAGGGGCAGAAGTGCTTCGTTTGCCCCAAACCCTAAAAGCTCAGTCACTGGCACAGGGATCTGACGTGCTTTTGATACTGGGAAATCAAGAACAGGAGGGGGATTTCTGGCTGGTCATAGGCTTGCAGCAGCTGTGCCGCTCCTGTGCCCACCAACAGAGCCGTGACACTGGTGGGCAGCAGTTGTTccttgcccagcagcagctcagctgtccacgtagcagcagctgagcacccACAGTCAGTGAGGAGGATGGATGGGTCCTCAGTTACAGGATCTACCCCCGTAAGTTCTATGGGAAGCCTGGGCAGTGTAGCCCTCACTGCTCAGctggtgggcaggggctgcgggcTTCACTCTGCCCAGCCATGCCACTTGCTCCAACCCTGTGCAGAGGTGgcctctctgcagctcctggtgggGTCGCAGGGATCACACCGAGGTTGGCAGCTCCCACATGTGTCCCCAAACCTCTCGGCTTACAGGTGCTCCTTAGCGCCCCAGTGCCTCCGCATGTTCTCTGCTGCTTGCTCTCCAGCTTACTCCAGACATTTCCCCTCCAGACATCTCTGTGTTCCCAAGGAGGCTGCTCCAGTGTCTGCGAGGCTGGATAGGAATGGGGCTGTGTGGTGGGGACGGTGATGGCCCCACAGCCTGGCCGCCCCACCCAGCTGGAGGCACGTTCCTGCCAAACCAGCCCCAGGGGAATGAGTGCTGGAAAAGACCCAGACGGATCTAAGAGAGATCTGAAAAGAAGTCAGCCCTCCCCCGAAGTGATGAGAATGGCTTCCTGGGAACAACGAGATGCTGAGTTGGGTCTTCACCAAAATCAGAATGATTTTTAGATATGAGCACAGTGATCTCCTGGGAGAGCTGTTGGCTGAGTGTGAGTGTACAAGGCTCACCCCATTCATCCTGCAGGAGATGGTCATGGCCCTTCAGAAGAAGCCGTGTGAAATCTGCAGCCGTGACCTGCTCTATGGGCACATCGTGCAGCCCCCATGTGCGGCCGCAGCTACGTGGAGCCACGGCCTCTTGGAGAGAAGCACAAGGACCATGTCTCAGACAACACCCCTCAAACACCAGTCTTCATGACTACTGCAGACAGGAAAAATCCGACCTGAAGCTATAAGGAGGAGGGAAATTAAAGGCTACAGGAGGAATGCATTCTGCTGAGAAATGAGCAAGgactgagcaaaaaaaaaaacagtcccaGAGGGCGACACTCCTGATAGCTCCCAGCACGGCCTGGTGGGAGAAAGGATCAACAGCCCAGGACgttcctgcagagctgggagtaGGCTCATGGTGGTGCCCATGACCATGAAACCCCCTGTGAGGAAGGAGGACTGTGGGTAAAGGATGGGCACTGCCAGACAAGGTGGGACAAGAGCATGATTGTCAATGGGATAGTCGACTTGGTGAGGAGTGGGCTGGCCAATCCTATTACGAGGCCCCAGTCTAAAATCTGGGAAAGGTCCTGGTGAGACCAGGGAGATTTCTGATTATTGTAAAGAGGCAAATGCCAAATCCAATTTcagaaagggcaagaaggaggatctggaGAATGACCCTTTATTCCCTCAGAAGGTGGTGGAGTAAATGCTCCTGGAAGCCATTTCTGGGCACATGGAGGACCCGAACAACCCCACAACAAAGCAGCTGGCTGGGTGGACAATGGGAGACCAGGGGATGTTCATCTGGACTTTGGCAAGGCCTTTGGCTTGGTTTCCTCCAGGAGAGACAGGGGCTGGATGTTGGGTGGAGAACTGGTTAGGCCACCAGGCTCAGACTGACTAGCAGTATGAAGGCCAGCTGATGCTGGTGGTTCACATTCCTCAGGGATCAACTGTAGGACCGACACCATTTAACACCTTATCAATGAGCTGGTGGGGTCTCAGCAGGTGTGCGCGTGATGCCAAATGGATGATAGAGGTCAATCTGCTGCAGATGGGACCAGAGAGGCCTCAGCAAGCCTTGGGCTGCAGGGAACCTCCCAGAGCTGAGCAAGGTAAAGGCAGCGTCCACCCCTGGAGGCAGCAGATGGGGGGACAGAGAGGTGACAGGGTCAGCAGGTGCCCTGCAGCAAGCTGGGTTAGCGAGGGGGTCCCCTGGGCACAGGGGCTCTGGCTGCTCTCCCTGTGAAGCCTGAAGGGGTGTCAGTGTGGTGCTGAGACAGCAGAGATCCCAAATGTTGGTTGCAGGCCTGTTTTCTGTGATGGAAAGTGACAGAGCCTGTGCAAAAGGCTCGCAGCCCTTTCCCCCACGTTAACGAATCTGTGCTGGCCAAGCGTTTGCTCTGAGGCTGGCTCCACACCAGGTCAAGAAAGATGCTCCAGAGCCAGCACGTAATCCCCTTGCAGTGGAGGAGCCAGCGGGCGGAAGGTGTCCCGGCCAGGATTTATGTTGCTTGCATTGATCGAGGCAGCAGGCACCAAagcccttttctcctttccatttgcTCCTTCCCCTTGGCCCCGGTCCCTGCATCCCACACCTCAGACCTCGCacccctctgtgctgccacaAGCACCCAGcggctgcctcctcccagctgaACCGCAGCCTGGAGCGGTTATTTATGAACGTAGCTGTGAAACATGTTCTTGATAAcccagaggagaaaatatggGATAGCAAGAGCGAATCCACAAGCTGCCATTAGCAGCATCCCAGGAAGAATCGCTGGGggtggaggaaagaagaaaaaagagggggCAAAGTCTTCTCTTCAGGGCAGCAGGGGCGTGATGAAGAATATACGGAGTCCTCTAATTCCTGGTCTTCAGTACAGGTAGTTTTGTAGCTGCTAACCCCAAGAGCTAATTAACAGTTTTATTCCTTGTTaatttgtcttctgtctctttATGCAAGCTCATTTTTGGCTCTTTCCCATCTCATGCTCAAATTAACTCGAGACTCTTCCTGGCGTGCAGCAGGCAGGTCCCTGGGCTATGAGGCCCTGCTGCATGCCCCAGCTCTTCATTTCCAGAGGGAAACGTGCCTCTGTAGGTTGGGGATGGAGTggctttcctctctgcagctctgcaaggcAAATCCTACTGGCAGGTCGCGTTTGGTTTACCCAGGCACCCTTCACAGAAATGTCCAACAAtccaaataattttctccagcaccaccagcaaTATCCAGTAAATATGGCACCACCCATGGATGTTCTCAGGTTTAACtcaggattaaaaaacaaacaaacaaaaaaacgccTCGTGTAAGTGATCTTCCTGCTTTAATGGGCATCAGGAGCTGGGCTGCGTGTCAACaagaaaggcaaggaaagaCAAGATCTTCCCCTCTAAAGAACTCCTTAAAAACTTGCTTTATGGTGGCCTAATACAGAAGGAGAAACAATCCATAGGTCTTCTATTTAGCAGAAGAAGCTAGAAAGTTAGAAAGACACTAGCTGGAAATAAGGCACAACTTTTTATAGATTATGCTAATTTTAATCACTGGATGAGCTATCAAGGGAAGCAACAGaacctgcttttctttgtggCCATTTCACCAAAACTGATTGTCATTTATAAAGAGACCATGTGCTTTTGGTTTGATAGCACCCCAGCATACATAGGAATGACCTTCCTCACTGGGGGATCCAGTGGATTCCTTTGGGAAGCAAAGATCCAGCGGGTAACGTGGCTAATGATGGGAAGCTtatgatttaaattaaatgaagtcaGCCTGTGTTTGATCTGAAGCCTTCCTGGGTTCCTTGCTAGGGCGTCATTGAGTTCatgtaaataaatcagaaacTGAGGCCAAGAGAAATTATCAGTGTCTGGCAGCGAGACATAAGCTACTCCCTCTCCGTAAACTTCCGGGCCTCTTGGCACAGCTGAAGCCCTGTGGGAATGCCAGAGTGAGCTCTGTCCTGGAAAATTTGCGTGCTGCTTTGATGAACTGCACAGCAGAGGTAGCAGGAGGTTACAGCATGAACACAGCTCCGTAGCCTTGCCTCGCTGCATAGCTGCTTCGGGTATGAGGCAAGCTGTTGATAGAAGCAGTCTGAGAGCTCGTCAGTCGCTACAGGCACAGAAGTGACGGTGGTCCTGCTCCGGTCCCCCTGCACAGGGTGGTTGTGGCCCAACAGCAACATCCCTGGCTGCAACCTGCACCAGCCTGCTGGACCCGGCGCTGCTCTGCGAGACTTCCTCCGGCTACACCGAGCAACCACAAGGCATTCGTCAGATGCTGCTTGACACGCACAGCTAAAACGTGCTGCTACTCACTTTACCTGCCTGGTAATGCAGTGGTTGTACCAGTGACTTGTTGGCTGACAATCGTTCTGGGCTGCCCAATCCACAGACCAGGGCGCAGCTGGCACAGAAGGGTTTCTGCATTCATCACAGCTTTGCTTTAGTCTCCTACCGCTCTTCAGTCTTCAGTTTTGTAAGATTTCTATTTCCCTTAGTTGAAAGTTTCTCAGGTTTTGACACAGACACATCCTGTCTGTACTATCACATTTACTGTCTAaaattgtttggattttttttttccagctatgcTGACCCCAATGGTGGTACCTGCCCCTGTGTGTGCCTGAAGCAGCCCCTCTAACACGTACAGCAGCTTCTGTAGGAGTCTGCTTCTGGGTCTGGGCTTCTTCTGGAAATGAGATAAAAGTCCCTACTAATTGTGAGTGACCCTGGATAACTTTAGGGAAATGTCTGctaattattttgcttctaCTGAGCCTGGTATTCACTTTTTATAGATGCAAAAACAGTATTGTCCTGGAAATGCCTCATCAGACTGTGCAGCAAGAAAAAGAGTGCGGTTTAAACTACAGCCCCACACTGATGGAAAGGGTAATGCTAGCCAGGTGGGACGTTACCAAAACAGGACCTTAAATTTCTTCAGTACAAGCTATTTCTCTGCCACAAGGTCACTTCCCTAGAGGGTTTCTAGGCTGATCTAAAATCACCTGGGGCCATGCCTGTGCTAAAAGAAGGGCTTCGCACTTTTAACAGCAAGTTGTGTGCCTGGGACTAGGGGTCTGGCTCCTCTGAGAGTTCATTTTTCTCTGGGATGAATGATTTGGCCGGAGATACTGATGAGGAATGATCATCCTCAAGGACATAGGTTCAGACCCAGAAGAGTGAGGCAGCGTTTGCCAATAAGCCCAGCAAGACCTTGCCCTTTGTCCCTGTGTAGGAGGAGCACAAGGAAGAActtacagctgctgctgtttcaagaAATGCTGCTCTTCTGTGTGGCAGCTTGCACTGGAATACACTTGAAGAGgaatgcagtaaaaaaaaaaaaaaagtgcatgcaCTTGGACATGCATGTGAGCTGCGGGTGGTGGCAATGCAGGACAGGGCTCACTCCACCCTCACTGAGCATCCCTCTGCTGAGTGCACTGTACTCACTGCAGATCGTTGGCCTCACGCCAGGCAAAACAGCTTCCTTGTCTAGTTGTACCTGCCCTGCCTTCCTCGgtacttttccatttcactgtGAGACCGACAGACAATGTGTTCCAACAGTAAATTGTGTTCAGACAAGATTCAGAAAACAGCTTGTATCCTGGTGGGTCAATGACTTCCTCAGAGGCATAAATCTAAACCTAGGACTAGGACTTCAAGTGTTTACAGTCAGTGCCCTGAGATACTGGTTTGAATATCAATGTGACAAGCAATACTTCATGGCCAGCTACACGTTGCCAGCACTATGCTGGAATATTGATTCAGTACCATTTTAGAGTGA
This sequence is a window from Cygnus atratus isolate AKBS03 ecotype Queensland, Australia chromosome 12, CAtr_DNAZoo_HiC_assembly, whole genome shotgun sequence. Protein-coding genes within it:
- the TPPP3 gene encoding tubulin polymerization-promoting protein family member 3, coding for MAGSTEMASLEESFRKFAIYGDTKATGQEMNGKNWAKLCKDCKVTDGKSVTGTDVDIVFSKVKGKTARVINYEEFKKALEELAQKRFKDKSKEEAFEAICQLVAGKEPINVGVTKAKTVGAVERLTDTSKYTGSHKERFDETGKGKGKSGRENIVDNSGYVSAYKNAGTYDAKVKK